One stretch of Chroococcidiopsis sp. CCMEE 29 DNA includes these proteins:
- a CDS encoding 3-oxoacyl-[acyl-carrier-protein] synthase III C-terminal domain-containing protein has product MKCPVGIRSLAVSFPSLIRTNDYWLEKYPNLIARTPRRRVRSHAPAKSITDREFDSNGFDIWSQAVAPYLSDPFRGSVERRILNPDESALMLECQVAKDALEAATLPSNDVELMIVTSLFSEPTGIGNAADLAHQLNLRCPTWNLESTCSSALVALQSAFALVQAKEYRNVLVVVSHIGSQSVDPEDTLSWSMGDGAGAFIVDSLKPNQGVLGSKIVNTAVTRGAYFHEMVIDAQGKFQICTRTGENISAIAETAVEFVRTCCEGAVANAGVTLDQIDFFAFNTPTAWYASVCTRALDIDPGHTINLYPQYANIGPVFPIVNLYHAADTDRIRENDLVLVYTNGAGATAGAIVMRWGDVALGTVPAPPIRIIPKQEKIHLAEVDPCSQERTTLHQTGNLSREQLLAAEPTQRRLMLENYLIGWLTSSLQLPQAELTSQQSFASLLDSLMALMFRSRIASDLQLPVPMEKFFGDNTIAQLVEQLLNQLALTNLIESEKTSAATGDEKDREKLSL; this is encoded by the coding sequence ATGAAGTGTCCAGTCGGTATTCGCTCACTTGCCGTTAGCTTTCCAAGCTTAATTCGAACCAACGATTATTGGCTTGAAAAGTACCCCAATTTAATTGCTCGAACTCCGCGAAGAAGAGTAAGATCTCACGCGCCTGCAAAATCTATCACCGACCGTGAGTTTGATAGCAATGGATTTGATATTTGGTCGCAAGCGGTTGCGCCCTATCTGTCGGACCCTTTCCGAGGTAGCGTTGAGCGGCGGATACTTAATCCAGATGAGTCGGCACTAATGCTCGAATGTCAGGTGGCTAAAGATGCCCTTGAAGCAGCAACCCTCCCCTCAAATGATGTTGAACTGATGATCGTCACCTCGCTCTTCTCCGAGCCAACTGGAATTGGCAATGCTGCCGACTTGGCTCACCAACTCAACCTGCGCTGTCCTACTTGGAATCTTGAATCAACCTGCTCAAGTGCTCTAGTGGCGCTGCAGAGCGCTTTTGCACTGGTGCAAGCAAAAGAATATCGTAATGTACTAGTCGTTGTCTCACACATTGGGTCTCAGTCCGTAGATCCAGAGGATACTTTGTCCTGGTCAATGGGAGATGGTGCTGGAGCCTTTATCGTTGATTCACTTAAGCCCAACCAGGGCGTTCTTGGTAGCAAAATTGTCAATACTGCCGTGACCCGTGGTGCCTATTTTCACGAAATGGTCATTGATGCACAGGGCAAATTTCAGATCTGTACCCGGACAGGTGAGAATATTAGTGCAATCGCCGAAACAGCTGTGGAATTTGTCCGCACCTGCTGTGAAGGCGCTGTTGCGAATGCTGGTGTGACCCTCGATCAAATTGACTTCTTTGCCTTCAATACGCCTACAGCCTGGTATGCCAGTGTTTGTACACGAGCTTTGGACATTGATCCAGGGCACACAATCAATCTCTATCCTCAATATGCCAATATTGGACCTGTCTTTCCCATTGTTAATCTTTACCACGCTGCTGACACAGACAGAATTCGCGAAAATGACCTAGTTCTTGTTTATACAAACGGTGCAGGGGCCACGGCAGGAGCAATAGTGATGCGTTGGGGTGATGTAGCGCTAGGAACAGTTCCCGCGCCTCCTATCAGGATTATTCCGAAGCAAGAGAAGATTCATTTAGCAGAAGTAGACCCTTGCTCTCAGGAAAGGACTACCTTACACCAAACAGGAAATCTTTCAAGAGAGCAGCTTCTAGCGGCTGAGCCAACACAAAGACGGCTGATGCTAGAAAATTACCTTATAGGATGGCTTACCAGTTCTTTACAACTTCCACAAGCCGAACTCACTTCTCAACAGTCCTTTGCCTCATTATTAGACTCCTTAATGGCTTTGATGTTCAGGAGTCGAATTGCATCTGACTTGCAATTGCCTGTGCCAATGGAGAAATTCTTTGGGGACAATACCATTGCTCAACTAGTCGAACAATTATTAAACCAACTCGCTTTAACAAATTTAATTGAATCAGAGAAAACTTCTGCTGCTACTGGTGATGAGAAAGATCGGGAAAAATTGAGCCTTTAA
- the acpS gene encoding holo-ACP synthase, translating to MQIIGYGIEIVETSCIKEHVEQSGEHFERQHFTALERNVFESGVRRIHYLAGRFAVKKALLNALGMVWKETSWLDIEVQRFPNGEPSIMLRAKCKEIASNLGITRWMLSISHTSSYAVANTIALGLRPEYLEYPRPHPTCTIPLLSREKERENGHP from the coding sequence GTGCAAATTATTGGCTATGGTATTGAAATTGTTGAAACGAGCTGTATTAAAGAACATGTCGAGCAATCTGGAGAGCATTTTGAAAGGCAGCACTTTACAGCTTTAGAACGTAATGTTTTCGAGTCCGGAGTTCGTCGAATTCATTACCTGGCAGGTCGTTTCGCTGTCAAAAAAGCATTACTCAATGCCCTTGGCATGGTATGGAAAGAGACTTCCTGGCTGGATATTGAAGTACAACGGTTTCCAAATGGTGAACCATCCATAATGCTGCGTGCCAAATGCAAAGAAATTGCATCAAACCTAGGTATTACGAGGTGGATGTTGAGCATCAGTCATACGTCTTCCTACGCAGTTGCTAATACAATTGCACTCGGTTTGAGGCCAGAGTATCTGGAATATCCAAGACCTCATCCTACCTGCACTATCCCTCTTCTTTCTAGAGAGAAGGAAAGAGAAAACGGTCATCCTTAG
- a CDS encoding salicylate synthase, with translation MYPLVSSLLTYQETFVSGWREPIQLLNNLLDAQIFSDYVMYQHDHEVRIAGNVLADVWVTSQTVSSRWQEQQQSEPVHDPLKQVESKLADLPIEHWNAYGYISFDIAGFYYPYTKAIEQPLLYFLVPETELHITSKGIRVRSIKSLAPVENVLFTDLALPTYEVTLLDLNDADRSHYQRQVSTLIEAIQIGQLHKAILSRSIKAKGQLDVIGTYALGNKNNISARSYCLQLGDIKAVGFSPEILMNVNSNGFVVTNPLAGTRPRSDHLTEDTRLKHELFSDAKEVKEHALSILFAQREMSSVCFPETVQIYDFMQVKQYRCVQHLSSRVGGQLQTGKNLWDALKVLFPGITVSGIDKHSALEWIDHLETEPRGVYAGGIGWVNSNGMADLAIAIRSVYQYGSYVCLNAGAGIVAESIPQNEYVESVNKMNTMLTNLVLKS, from the coding sequence ATGTATCCACTTGTTAGTAGTCTTCTCACATATCAGGAAACATTTGTGTCAGGTTGGCGCGAACCAATCCAGTTACTCAATAACTTATTGGATGCTCAGATCTTTTCTGACTATGTGATGTACCAGCACGACCATGAAGTGCGAATTGCAGGTAATGTTTTAGCTGATGTTTGGGTTACATCCCAAACAGTTAGCAGTCGATGGCAAGAACAGCAACAATCTGAACCCGTTCACGACCCTTTAAAGCAGGTAGAGTCTAAGCTTGCCGATTTACCCATCGAGCATTGGAATGCCTATGGATACATCAGCTTTGACATTGCTGGGTTTTACTATCCCTACACCAAAGCAATCGAACAACCGTTGCTCTATTTTCTGGTACCTGAAACCGAATTGCACATTACATCCAAGGGAATTCGGGTGAGAAGCATCAAATCATTAGCTCCCGTAGAAAATGTACTGTTCACAGACTTAGCCTTACCCACTTATGAAGTCACTTTACTGGATTTAAATGATGCCGATCGCAGCCATTATCAGCGACAAGTCAGCACGCTGATCGAAGCTATTCAAATCGGACAATTACACAAGGCAATTTTGTCACGCTCGATCAAAGCAAAAGGACAATTAGATGTTATAGGAACTTACGCTTTAGGAAATAAAAACAATATTTCGGCACGATCGTACTGTTTACAACTGGGCGATATCAAAGCGGTCGGTTTTAGTCCGGAAATCTTGATGAATGTAAATTCCAATGGGTTTGTTGTCACAAATCCACTGGCAGGCACCCGACCTCGATCAGACCATCTGACTGAAGATACGCGACTTAAACATGAGCTATTCTCTGATGCTAAAGAAGTGAAGGAACATGCTCTTTCTATTTTGTTTGCACAGCGAGAAATGTCATCTGTATGTTTCCCTGAAACAGTTCAAATTTATGACTTCATGCAAGTCAAACAATATCGCTGTGTGCAACATTTATCATCTCGTGTTGGGGGACAACTTCAGACTGGGAAGAATCTCTGGGATGCTTTGAAAGTCTTATTTCCGGGCATTACAGTTTCTGGAATAGATAAACACAGCGCTTTAGAATGGATTGATCATTTAGAAACCGAACCCCGAGGTGTTTATGCCGGAGGAATTGGTTGGGTCAATAGTAACGGCATGGCAGATTTGGCGATCGCCATTCGCTCCGTTTATCAGTACGGTAGTTATGTTTGCTTAAATGCCGGAGCCGGTATTGTTGCCGAGTCGATTCCTCAAAACGAGTATGTAGAGTCGGTTAATAAAATGAACACCATGCTGACGAATCTGGTTTTGAAGTCTTGA
- a CDS encoding benzoate-CoA ligase family protein codes for MNRLVEQLPTAFNIAAHFIEDNISQEHSDKVAFYHQSEEYTYAQVKQLVQFAAGYFSELGLELEDRIAILLPDTLEFVVAFWSAIWLGAVPVPINTGCTIGDIHYILQDSRAKILLTTRTWQEQLMPISSPFLRHVLLMDEEPRFLSRLSDFSPVQTPTQTSRDEPAFWLYTSGSTGRPKGVIHLHSSMVVCAERYSKAILGLNANDIVYSVARMPFAYGLGNTLYMPTAVRASAVLADAQSAFEIIADIHRHRPTVLFGIPSVYAEILAVQEIAPLDVSSLRLCISAAEQLPKTIWHKWKEQYSLEIYEGIGTTELLHIFLSNTSGACRPGSSGRPVPGYDVQVVDEHGIPVAPGKIGDLQVSGESLMLGYWNRLKETRQTLYGEIIKTGDKYLVDNDGYFWFIGRKDDFFKVNGMWVSPFEIEDVLLQHDDVLDAAIVPDSRHGEQLVQIIAFLSLKPGVERSPHLTSTLRQWAKSRLPHFKAPKQIHILDTLPRTPTGKIHRQSLLRERIGNSP; via the coding sequence ATGAACCGTCTTGTGGAGCAACTACCAACCGCGTTTAATATCGCTGCTCACTTTATTGAAGATAATATTTCACAAGAACACAGTGATAAAGTTGCCTTCTATCACCAAAGTGAAGAGTACACTTATGCTCAGGTTAAACAGCTCGTACAATTCGCGGCGGGTTACTTCTCTGAACTAGGTTTAGAACTAGAAGATCGCATTGCCATTTTGTTGCCCGATACGCTTGAGTTTGTTGTTGCATTTTGGAGTGCGATTTGGTTAGGCGCGGTTCCAGTTCCAATTAATACCGGATGCACAATTGGTGATATTCACTATATCCTCCAAGACTCACGCGCTAAGATTTTACTGACAACCAGAACCTGGCAAGAGCAATTAATGCCGATCTCGTCTCCATTCCTACGACATGTTCTGCTGATGGATGAAGAACCCCGTTTTTTATCACGATTGTCCGATTTCTCCCCAGTACAAACGCCCACTCAAACCTCTCGTGATGAACCTGCTTTCTGGCTATACACCTCAGGCAGCACAGGGCGCCCTAAGGGAGTGATTCATCTCCACAGCAGCATGGTAGTTTGCGCGGAGCGTTACAGTAAAGCGATTTTGGGCTTAAACGCTAATGATATCGTTTATTCTGTAGCTAGAATGCCCTTTGCCTATGGATTAGGTAACACATTGTATATGCCAACGGCAGTCAGAGCGTCAGCCGTTTTGGCAGATGCGCAAAGTGCCTTTGAAATCATTGCTGATATTCATCGCCATCGTCCAACAGTATTATTTGGAATTCCCAGTGTTTATGCTGAAATTCTAGCAGTGCAGGAGATTGCCCCCCTAGATGTGTCTTCGTTGCGGTTATGCATTTCAGCTGCAGAACAGTTGCCTAAAACCATTTGGCATAAGTGGAAAGAGCAGTATAGCTTAGAGATCTACGAAGGCATTGGCACAACAGAACTCTTACACATTTTTTTGTCTAATACGTCAGGAGCCTGCCGTCCTGGAAGTTCAGGACGCCCCGTTCCAGGATACGATGTACAGGTAGTGGATGAGCATGGTATTCCGGTTGCTCCGGGTAAAATTGGGGATCTGCAAGTGAGCGGTGAGAGCCTGATGTTGGGCTATTGGAATCGCCTTAAGGAAACCCGCCAAACTCTTTATGGCGAAATTATAAAGACTGGAGATAAGTATTTAGTAGATAATGATGGCTATTTCTGGTTTATAGGGCGCAAAGATGACTTCTTCAAAGTCAACGGAATGTGGGTTTCTCCTTTTGAGATTGAAGATGTGTTGCTACAACATGATGATGTGCTAGACGCGGCTATTGTGCCGGATTCTAGGCACGGTGAACAATTAGTTCAGATTATTGCCTTCCTCAGCCTAAAACCTGGAGTTGAGCGATCGCCTCACCTGACAAGTACATTACGTCAATGGGCAAAGAGCCGTCTACCCCACTTCAAAGCCCCAAAACAGATTCATATTTTAGATACCTTGCCCCGCACTCCAACGGGAAAAATTCACCGTCAGTCATTGCTCAGAGAGAGAATCGGCAACTCACCGTAA
- a CDS encoding 4'-phosphopantetheinyl transferase superfamily protein, translated as MVVVQEHQTAACVLLMQQSRLPFLKELCLVQGLGIDLVAVSRFAQWLDRYDRETLGLVFTSEEIERCQAVSQQDLFYAICFATKEAVGKALKTGLVGIQWTEIDAILTDHQLEIQLQGNAQNYAVHKGIDHWQAVWVAWNNHVLVQVIGFVGNR; from the coding sequence ATGGTAGTAGTACAGGAGCATCAAACAGCTGCTTGCGTCCTATTAATGCAGCAATCTCGATTGCCATTTCTCAAAGAATTGTGCCTTGTTCAAGGGCTTGGTATTGATCTTGTCGCAGTTTCTAGATTCGCTCAATGGCTTGATCGCTATGATCGAGAAACATTAGGATTAGTCTTTACATCTGAGGAAATTGAACGCTGTCAAGCCGTAAGCCAACAAGATTTATTTTACGCCATCTGTTTTGCCACAAAAGAAGCAGTCGGAAAGGCACTAAAAACAGGTTTAGTTGGGATTCAATGGACAGAAATTGACGCAATATTGACAGATCATCAATTAGAAATTCAGCTACAGGGCAATGCCCAAAACTACGCAGTCCATAAAGGGATTGACCATTGGCAAGCCGTCTGGGTTGCCTGGAATAACCATGTTTTGGTTCAGGTCATCGGGTTTGTTGGCAATAGATAG
- a CDS encoding acyl carrier protein: protein MATQLAMDSLKTILVELGIPPELLQKEARLHQELQLDSTEIVEISLGLKRRLGISLKLESRQDLTLAQVAVIIEAAMLGQSTAENP from the coding sequence ATGGCAACACAACTGGCAATGGATAGCTTGAAAACAATTCTGGTGGAACTCGGCATTCCACCAGAGCTGCTTCAGAAAGAGGCACGATTACACCAAGAGCTGCAGCTTGATTCTACTGAAATTGTAGAAATCTCCCTAGGATTGAAGCGCAGATTAGGAATCAGTCTCAAGCTAGAATCTCGCCAAGACCTAACGCTAGCTCAAGTCGCCGTCATTATTGAAGCGGCTATGCTAGGTCAGTCTACCGCTGAAAATCCTTAG
- a CDS encoding IS630 family transposase (programmed frameshift), with protein MAAPYSYDLRQKAIEAVKRGERKIDVCRMLKISRNTLDLWLKREEQTGECRAITNFQKGCRHKITDWNRFGEFARKHGDKTQAQMASLWGDNVTQQNISDALGKIGVSRKKTYGYTQRDELKRQEFQEQLKTKTASQIVYVDEAGIDNRDDYPYGYCEIGQRFYALKQGKRTQRVSWIAALKSGTLFARMTFVGSCNRDLFEMWLEDCLLPRLQPGDVIVIDNASFHRSEYIEEVVAASGCELWYLPSYSPDLNQIEHWWFVLNNWMRQRREEFDTFRDCVDAAFKQCPNVIA; from the exons ATGGCAGCTCCCTACAGCTACGATCTACGACAAAAAGCAATCGAGGCGGTCAAGCGCGGCGAACGTAAAATTGATGTGTGTCGGATGTTAAAGATCAGCCGCAACACCTTAGACCTGTGGCTCAAACGCGAAGAACAAACGGGGGAGTGTCGAGCCATCACAAACTTCCAAAAAGGCTGTCGGCATAAAATTACTGATTGGAACCGCTTTGGTGAGTTTGCTCGCAAACATGGAGATAAGACCCAAGCGCAGATGGCTTCGTTGTGGGGAGACAACGTAACGCAGCAGAATATTAGTGATGCCCTTGGTAAGATTGGCGTGAGTCGA AAAAAGACATATGGCTACACACAAAGGGATGAACTCAAGCGCCAAGAGTTTCAAGAGCAACTGAAGACAAAAACCGCTAGTCAGATTGTGTACGTCGATGAAGCGGGCATTGATAATCGAGACGATTATCCCTACGGCTACTGCGAGATCGGGCAACGGTTCTATGCGCTCAAACAGGGCAAGCGCACCCAACGAGTCAGTTGGATTGCAGCCCTCAAATCAGGAACCTTGTTTGCTCGGATGACTTTTGTAGGCAGCTGTAACCGAGATTTGTTTGAGATGTGGTTAGAGGATTGTCTCTTACCAAGATTGCAGCCTGGAGATGTGATTGTGATTGACAATGCTAGTTTTCATCGTTCCGAGTACATTGAGGAGGTCGTTGCCGCCTCGGGATGTGAACTCTGGTATCTGCCTTCCTATTCACCAGATCTCAATCAGATCGAGCATTGGTGGTTTGTGTTGAACAATTGGATGCGACAACGGCGGGAGGAATTTGATACCTTTCGCGATTGTGTCGATGCCGCATTCAAGCAGTGTCCTAATGTAATTGCGTAG
- a CDS encoding IS1 family transposase: protein MLCPKCQSAQIIKYGHTHYGKARFRCQDCGRQFVENASRQPIDAATRQLIGKLLLERMALAAIARFTGVSKRWLQLYVNQKYDQTPKSVEVTQKNEVD from the coding sequence ATGCTCTGCCCCAAGTGCCAATCTGCCCAAATCATCAAATACGGACACACGCATTACGGCAAAGCTCGATTCCGATGCCAAGACTGCGGACGACAGTTTGTCGAAAATGCAAGTCGTCAACCTATCGATGCAGCGACTCGTCAGTTGATTGGCAAGCTGCTGCTCGAACGCATGGCATTGGCTGCAATCGCACGGTTCACAGGTGTTTCTAAACGTTGGCTGCAACTGTATGTCAATCAGAAGTACGACCAAACGCCCAAAAGTGTAGAAGTCACTCAAAAAAACGAGGTCGATTGA
- a CDS encoding thioesterase II family protein codes for MKGTSIPPTSNSWLTYPAVKPHAPLRLFCFHYAGGNALSFRTWLDRLPPNVEGCLVELPGRGMRLLEPSFTRLEPLIAALHQALLPSLTKPFALFGHSMGALVSFELARSLRRAQHPFPLHLFVSGQRSPQIPDPDHPIHALPESEFLNELRRYNGTPEEVLNNAELIQLFLPTLRADFAVIETYHYTHEPPLACPISALGGLQDWKTNFASLEAWQDQTQITFDLKMFPGDHFFIYSAQSQVLQHLCNGLNQATEWASRPT; via the coding sequence ATGAAAGGCACGTCAATTCCTCCGACTTCTAACTCATGGTTGACTTATCCTGCTGTCAAACCTCACGCTCCGTTGCGACTCTTCTGCTTTCACTATGCGGGAGGCAATGCTTTGAGTTTCCGTACTTGGCTTGACCGACTGCCTCCCAATGTCGAAGGCTGCTTGGTTGAGCTGCCCGGACGTGGAATGCGGCTCTTGGAGCCTTCCTTTACCCGCCTAGAACCCCTCATTGCGGCTTTGCATCAAGCTTTGCTGCCAAGCCTCACTAAGCCATTTGCACTATTTGGGCACAGTATGGGCGCACTTGTAAGCTTTGAGCTAGCTCGCAGTTTGCGTCGGGCACAGCATCCATTTCCACTGCATCTATTTGTTTCTGGGCAGCGATCACCGCAAATTCCTGACCCCGATCACCCGATTCATGCCTTACCAGAATCTGAGTTTTTGAACGAACTGCGCCGATACAACGGTACGCCTGAGGAAGTTCTAAATAATGCTGAACTGATACAGCTTTTCTTACCAACGCTGCGGGCTGACTTTGCTGTAATTGAAACATACCACTATACTCACGAACCTCCGCTAGCTTGCCCAATCAGCGCTTTAGGTGGATTGCAGGATTGGAAAACTAATTTCGCTAGCCTAGAAGCTTGGCAAGATCAAACTCAAATAACCTTTGACCTCAAAATGTTTCCAGGTGATCACTTCTTCATCTATTCAGCTCAATCCCAGGTATTACAACATCTTTGCAACGGATTAAATCAAGCTACTGAATGGGCGTCTCGTCCAACTTAG
- a CDS encoding ParB N-terminal domain-containing protein, with protein sequence MSHLELSLIRTDGGTQPRAGLNPELIDEYAKAMTEGAKFPPVTVFYDQISYWLADGFHRLEAAKKIGFQIIDADIRQGSRRDAILHSVGANATHGLRRSNADKRRAVLKLLSDPEWCQWSNREVAKQCGVGEWLVRQLKEELSACNTQIDQAYARKCGVDEDTLSKVQQRLEAQTQECTAQRQGTTYTISTAGISRRSKKVVSTEKSAPTEAPEAKPTQVLFNPPSSAPSPKDRLGSQVVDVSAEAVEDENLADADQTEQLNGEAAQTETPSQEVDSLVQSGDSDSSYFSKAIDKSLSSVREPSREQQWTGKAAKERQAMTDSLREVDVEGDEGFKLLLKPEGVERVELEAVETLEEKPESEASEATDWLSEERSEVGAQLQPEVNSAPSKPLQERVRIISIKQETPQQVEKVVQIFELAFPGVCVEIEGRPDTLVNLFQQMQYNPRFAEEVLRQASLLATSA encoded by the coding sequence ATGTCACACCTTGAACTCTCTCTCATCCGTACTGATGGCGGTACTCAACCCCGTGCTGGGCTTAACCCAGAGTTAATTGACGAGTATGCCAAAGCTATGACCGAAGGGGCAAAGTTTCCCCCTGTGACTGTTTTCTACGATCAAATAAGTTACTGGCTGGCTGACGGGTTTCACCGCTTGGAGGCTGCCAAAAAAATAGGGTTCCAGATCATTGACGCAGACATTCGTCAGGGAAGCCGGCGGGATGCAATCCTACATTCAGTTGGAGCTAATGCTACACATGGGCTGAGGCGCTCCAATGCTGACAAGCGCAGAGCTGTGCTGAAATTGCTTAGCGATCCTGAATGGTGCCAATGGAGCAACAGAGAAGTTGCTAAGCAGTGTGGCGTTGGAGAGTGGTTAGTTCGCCAACTCAAGGAAGAGCTATCTGCGTGTAACACGCAGATAGACCAGGCGTATGCCAGAAAGTGCGGCGTTGATGAGGATACTTTGAGCAAGGTGCAGCAAAGGCTAGAGGCGCAAACCCAAGAGTGCACAGCTCAGCGCCAAGGCACAACTTATACTATCAGCACCGCTGGTATTAGTAGACGCAGCAAAAAGGTAGTTTCTACAGAAAAGTCTGCCCCAACTGAAGCCCCTGAAGCGAAACCTACTCAGGTACTTTTCAACCCTCCATCATCAGCACCATCACCAAAGGATCGACTTGGTTCACAGGTTGTTGATGTATCAGCCGAGGCTGTTGAGGATGAAAACTTGGCTGATGCAGACCAAACAGAGCAGCTAAATGGAGAAGCAGCACAGACAGAGACTCCGTCGCAAGAAGTTGACAGCTTAGTCCAGAGCGGAGATTCTGATAGTTCCTACTTCTCGAAGGCCATTGATAAGTCACTCAGCTCAGTTAGGGAACCGAGCCGCGAACAGCAGTGGACTGGTAAGGCGGCGAAGGAGCGTCAGGCGATGACTGATAGTCTACGCGAGGTAGATGTTGAGGGAGATGAAGGTTTTAAGTTGTTACTCAAGCCGGAGGGCGTGGAACGAGTAGAGCTAGAAGCCGTTGAGACACTCGAGGAGAAACCAGAATCTGAAGCTAGCGAAGCAACTGATTGGCTATCTGAAGAACGCTCAGAAGTAGGGGCTCAATTGCAGCCTGAAGTCAACTCTGCTCCAAGCAAACCTCTACAAGAACGCGTCCGCATCATCAGCATCAAACAGGAAACCCCTCAGCAGGTTGAGAAAGTTGTCCAGATCTTTGAGCTCGCTTTTCCTGGTGTTTGTGTCGAGATTGAGGGTCGTCCGGACACACTAGTTAACCTGTTTCAACAAATGCAATACAATCCTAGATTTGCTGAGGAAGTCCTGCGACAGGCCAGCTTACTTGCTACAAGTGCTTAA
- a CDS encoding reverse transcriptase N-terminal domain-containing protein: MPNSDSKLNIEGWKTINWRQVERYVYKLQKRIYAASRCGDIQRVRKLQKTLMRSWSNRVLAVRRVTQDNQGKKTAGVDGIKSLSPAARFDLAKGLFINGKSKPTRRIWIPKPGKTELRPLSIPTIFDRALQAVVKATLEPEWEARFEPSTYGFRPARSCHDAIKHIKNCIVSKPKFILDIET, encoded by the coding sequence ATGCCTAATTCAGATTCAAAATTGAATATTGAGGGATGGAAGACTATCAACTGGCGACAAGTCGAGCGATATGTCTATAAGTTGCAAAAACGCATCTATGCCGCTTCACGTTGTGGTGATATTCAACGAGTTCGCAAGCTCCAGAAAACCTTAATGAGGTCTTGGTCGAATCGGGTATTAGCGGTAAGAAGGGTAACACAAGATAACCAGGGGAAAAAGACCGCAGGAGTGGATGGTATTAAATCACTATCCCCAGCAGCGCGCTTTGACTTGGCAAAAGGTCTATTCATTAACGGTAAATCCAAACCTACACGTAGGATATGGATACCAAAACCAGGGAAAACCGAACTCAGACCACTCTCGATCCCCACTATTTTTGACCGTGCCCTACAAGCGGTAGTAAAAGCCACCCTTGAACCAGAATGGGAGGCTCGTTTTGAGCCATCAACCTACGGTTTTCGACCCGCTAGGTCATGCCATGATGCCATCAAACACATCAAAAACTGCATAGTATCGAAACCTAAATTTATTTTAGATATCGAAACCTAA